In Brettanomyces bruxellensis chromosome 8, complete sequence, a genomic segment contains:
- a CDS encoding uncharacterized protein (BUSCO:EOG09264JW6), with amino-acid sequence MPASIPALKFCTVCASNNNRSMEAHKVLKEHGYLVRSYGTGSAVRLPGPSIDRPNVFSFGTPYTKIMEVLNSQDLKMHKSNGVLDMTKRNIKVKKAPERWPYYNQPLQVLDSDEHPGFKDELDFQVVITCEERCFDSVVDDYLTRNYFDPDSVNSIVYCFNVDIRDDHESARAGGRAILDLANMLNSAYQEGYKQLAGGEADAEPFEDRIPDLITTWQKKYPNLPLLHALCYH; translated from the coding sequence ATGCCTGCTTCAATACCAGCACTGAAATTTTGCACAGTTTGTGCTTCTAACAATAACAGATCCATGGAAGCTCACAAAGTGTTGAAGGAACACGGATATCTGGTGAGATCATATGGTACAGGGTCTGCTGTAAGGCTTCCTGGACCATCTATTGATCGGCCGAATGTTTTCTCGTTTGGAACACCatatacaaaaataatGGAAGTTCTCAACTCACAAGATCTCAAGATGCACAAAAGCAACGGAGTGTTGGATATGACGAAGAGGAACATCAAGGTGAAAAAGGCCCCTGAAAGATGGCCTTACTATAATCAGCCGCTACAAGTACTTGACTCGGATGAGCATCCTGGATTTAAAGATGAGTTAGATTTCCAAGTGGTGATAACATGCGAAGAGAGATGCTTCGATTCAGTTGTGGATGACTATTTGACGCGGAACTACTTTGATCCAGACTCGGTGAACAGCATTGTGTACTGTTTTAACGTCGATATACGAGATGATCACGAAAGTGCGCGTGCAGGAGGTCGTGCAATATTAGATCTTGCAAATATGCTCAATTCGGCATATCAAGAAGGCTACAAGCAGCTGGCGGGGGGAGAAGCCGATGCTGAGCCGTTTGAGGATAGAATACCAGACTTGATAACTACATGGCAAAAGAAATATCCGAATCTCCCGCTTCTTCATGCTCTTTGCTACCATTGA
- a CDS encoding uncharacterized protein (SECRETED:SignalP(1-18)), translating into MNLPLFAIFLCLFICSDANQNDETNNKSDSRSEHIINQNSSNNRISHDVLSISPNISISIPRSISTIDDTSSSCISQISHLPHFTTLTDSSKLIHSISFTGLSSFTSNVDNSETPSSAEYSRLTSDLSVSLSSTGRRLLTTLTNGSTSESEKIQVALRNDYVNQSSESSYSSIQSINKSYKMPESFSHAKRDTFVDSTILSQSHQENSSSTMLDSQFISNTTATVLASPEKIPVLLNISDEEATGDVIAEQALNQGLENLTDVLNSSDHEPVLTNEEKAYFITFEEWKRQKIAQELKERAKRKESEDGKQKRIKANRAQGQNSNLDYPFGEEMEFEASLFTDDDTGSSDNDKSYKGRFNYASLDCAATIVKTNKEAKGATAILNANKDTYLLNQCKASNSFVIVELCEDILIDEVLIGNFEFFSSVFKDIRVSVSDRYPSPDWKVIGEFTAKNLRNLQTFHISDPKIWAKFLKVEFLSHYGNEYYCPISSLQVHGKTMMEQFKEETHQPSIAKELRDISVDEIANGNLQNAGEDRNVTPEVQQEVEPENCVIRPHLGLEQFLEQRKNLQAAICVQNFTDEVANSSMSSISRNGLIDAPTSSAANIQESIYQNIIKRLSVLESNATLSLLYIEEQSKILSAAFESLESRQSKSFDGLIGQMNATVQSQISNFKRLNSELSENFEQFFNYQNSRFQNVLLSNEDRLDRFQRSLNFQKKMNFLSLVIIIFLLAYIISMNNGTDADYIYSLPNSPANAANDATRTHLKLHARQNSPNKADSSESSLSETSIPHKAQDFVDRIFHRQRPGGSDTDESENETTHLEKSSQIEVVSVQLAQSKKEECEREKENMKPGENKKEYESTKK; encoded by the coding sequence ATGAATTTACCATTATTTGCAATTTTTCTCTGTCTGTTCATTTGCTCTGATGCCAatcaaaatgatgaaacaaaCAACAAATCTGATTCACGAAGTGAGCACATTATTAATCAAAACAGCTCAAATAATAGAATTTCACATGATGTGCTAAGCATATCACCAAATATATCAATTAGCATACCGAGGTCCATTAGTACAATCGATGATACTTCAAGTAGCTGTATCAGTCAAATTTCACACTTGCCGCATTTCACAACGCTAACAGATTCGTCAAAGTTAATTCATAGCATTTCATTCACTGGGTTATCTAGTTTTACAAGTAATGTTGATAACAGTGAAACACCATCTTCTGCAGAATATTCACGCCTAACATCCGATCTATCAGTATCTCTTTCCTCAACAGGCAGACGTTTATTGACTACACTGACCAATGGATCAACTTCTGAATCAGAGAAGATACAGGTTGCTTTAAGAAATGattatgtgaatcaaaGTTCCGAAAGTTCATATTCTTCCATTCAAAGTATAAATAAGTCATATAAAATGCCTGAATCATTTTCTCACGCTAAAAGAGATACCTTCGTTGATTCTACGATTCTCAGCCAATCACATCAGGAAAATTCATCCAGCACAATGTTGGATTCTCAATTTATCTCGAACACAACTGCAACAGTTCTTGCATCTCCAGAAAAGATTCCAGTACTGCTCAACATTTCGGACGAAGAGGCAACAGGTGACGTTATTGCAGAGCAGGCGCTAAATCAAGGCCTTGAGAATTTGACTGATGTGTTAAACTCAAGTGATCATGAGCCGGTGCTGACAAACGAGGAAAAAGCATACTTCATCACTTTTGAGGAGTGGAAAAGGCAGAAGATAGCTCAggaattgaaagaaagagcaaaaagaaaggaatCGGAGGATGGGAAGCAGAAGAGAATCAAGGCAAACAGAGCTCAGGGGCAGAATAGTAATCTGGATTACCCATTCGGTGAGGAAATGGAGTTTGAGGCTTCACTATTCACGGATGATGATACTGGTTCTTCTGATAATGATAAATCCTACAAAGGAAGATTCAACTATGCTAGTTTGGACTGCGCCGCTACAATAGTGAAGACAAATAAAGAAGCCAAGGGTGCTACTGCAATTTTAAACGCCAACAAGGACACGTATCTTCTCAATCAGTGTAAGGCCAGTAACAGCTTTGTGATAGTTGAACTGTGTGAGGATATATTGATTGACGAGGTTCTGATTGGAAATTTCGAGTTCTTTTCGTCCGTGTTCAAGGATATCAGGGTTTCAGTAAGTGACAGGTATCCGTCTCCGGATTGGAAAGTGATTGGTGAATTCACAGCCAAGAATCTCAGAAACCTTCAAACGTTTCACATTTCCGACCCAAAGATATGGGCCAAGTTTCTAAAGGTAGAGTTTCTTTCGCATTACGGAAATGAGTACTACTGCCCTATTTCTTCACTTCAGGTGCACGGGAAAACTATGATGGAGCAGTTTAAGGAAGAAACACACCAGCCATCAATTGCAAAAGAGCTACGTGACATTTCCGTCGATGAGATTGCAAATGGCAATTTGCAAAATGCAGGTGAGGATAGGAATGTCACCCCTGAAGTACAGCAGGAGGTTGAGCCTGAGAATTGCGTTATTCGACCTCATTTGGGACTTGAGCAGTTTCTTGAGCAGCGAAAAAACCTTCAGGCTGCAATCTGCGTCCAGAATTTCACTGATGAAGTTGCAAATAGCAGTATGAGCAGTATATCGCGAAACGGATTAATTGATGCTCCAACTTCGAGTGCTGCTAATATTCAAGAATCCATATATCAGAACATCATCAAACGGTTGTCTGTATTGGAATCAAATGCAACTCTTTCTCTCCTCTACATTGAGGAACAATCTAAGATTCtttctgctgcttttgAGAGCTTGGAAAGCAGACAGAGCAAAAGCTTTGATGGTTTAATCGGGCAAATGAATGCAACAGTGCAGAGCCAGatttccaatttcaaaagACTCAACTCGGAACTCTCAGAAAACTTCGAGCAGTTTTTCAACTATCAGAACAGCCGTTTTCAAAATGTCTTGCTATCCAATGAGGATCGATTGGATCGGTTTCAACGGTCGCTCAACtttcagaagaagatgaactTTCTAAGCTTGgtgatcatcatcttccttcttGCATACATTATATCGATGAATAATGGAACGGATGCCgattatatttattctcTTCCTAATTCTCCTGCCAATGCAGCGAATGATGCTACTAGAACACATTTAAAGTTACATGCTCGGCAAAACTCTCCAAATAAGGCCGACTCAAGCGAGTCATCATTATCAGAGACATCTATTCCACATAAAGCACAGGATTTTGTTGACCGGATATTCCATCGGCAAAGACCAGGAGGAAGTGATACGGATGAAAGTGAGAATGAGACCACACACTTGGAGAAGAGTAGCCAAATAGAAGTGGTATCTGTGCAACTAGCACagagtaaaaaagaagaatgtgAAAGAGAGAAGGAGAACATGAAGCCAGGtgaaaataagaaagaatatgaaagcacaaaaaagtAA
- a CDS encoding uncharacterized protein (MEROPS:MER0037714), giving the protein MTTDSSYFTDQIQARCRDPIPYTVYYGTFAHTPILGSMEVMPKTAIGVDNTGLITFIEKSFQGDLLKLGVEKFGVEEGSVKVVDKSGSETKFFFPGFIDTHIHAPQYPNNGIFGETTLLDWLNIYTYPLESSFKDAAVAHEVYSRVVNRTLECGTTTAAYYGTIHTRATEILADSALKAGQRALIGKSCMNDHSPSFYCETTEESKQGTLDLMNYAHKRDPSGELIQAIITPRFAASCTDELMRWLGDLRKSKNCYCQTHLSENHREIRWMAQLFPQYDSYTDIYYQTGLLGRKTILAHCIHLTDDERDLLVKTGAGVSHCPTSNSSITSGEARIRWLLNSGINVSLGTDCSGGFSPSILEVARHALLVSHHLVMSTHNDKEKLSVKDVLYLATMGGANVLNLSDKLGSFAVGKRFDAQLIELCNRDSNIDIFDFQRPRWGSQDPKVSHTRFDNLICKWLFNGDDRNVDRVYVNGRPVIYRV; this is encoded by the coding sequence ATGACTACAGACTCAAGTTATTTCACAGACCAGATTCAGGCTAGGTGCCGTGATCCAATCCCATATACTGTGTATTATGGGACTTTCGCACACACGCCAATACTCGGATCAATGGAAGTGATGCCGAAAACAGCCATCGGTGTGGATAATACCGGACTTATCACATTCATCGAAAAGAGCTTCCAAGGTGATCTATTGAAGCTTGGAGTGGAAAAGTTTGGCGTGGAAGAAGGCAGTGTCAAGGTTGTGGACAAGTCTGGAAGTGAGACcaagttcttctttccaGGATTTATCGACACGCACATCCATGCACCACAATATCCCAACAACGGTATATTTGGAGAGACAACTTTGTTAGACTGGCTTAATATATACACGTATCCGCTTGAATCATCCTTTAAAGATGCTGCAGTTGCACATGAAGTGTATTCAAGAGTAGTGAATCGCACACTTGAGTGTGGAACCACCACTGCTGCATATTATGGCACAATTCATACTCGTGCGACTGAAATATTGGCAGATTCAGCCCTGAAAGCAGGTCAACGTGCTTTAATCGGCAAGTCCTGTATGAACGACCATTCCCCCAGCTTTTACTGCGAAACAACCGAGGAGAGTAAGCAGGGAACGCTCGATTTAATGAATTATGCGCATAAAAGAGACCCGAGTGGAGAATTAATACAGGCTATCATTACTCCGAGATTTGCCGCCTCGTGTACGGATGAGCTTATGAGATGGCTTGGCGACTTACGAAAGAGCAAGAACTGCTATTGTCAAACACATCTCTCGGAAAATCATCGGGAGATAAGGTGGATGGCCCAGCTTTTTCCTCAGTATGACAGTTATACTGACATATACTACCAGACGGGTCTTTTGGGCAGAAAAACTATTCTTGCTCATTGTATTCATCTCACAGATGACGAGAGAGATCTTCTTGTGAAGACTGGGGCTGGAGTTTCACACTGTCCAACTTCTAATTCATCTATCACCTCTGGTGAAGCCAGAATCCGTTGGTTGCTCAATAGTGGGATCAATGTGAGCTTGGGAACAGACTGCTCTGGTGGATTTTCTCCCTCCATTCTTGAAGTTGCAAGACACGCACTTCTAGTTTCTCATCATCTAGTTATGTCTACACATAACGACAAGGAGAAGCTCAGCGTTAAGGATGTGCTTTATTTGGCAACCATGGGTGGAGCCAACGTGCTAAACTTGTCTGACAAGCTTGGATCTTTTGCAGTTGGCAAACGGTTTGATGCCCAGCTGATCGAGTTGTGCAATCGGGACTCCAATATTGACATTTTCGACTTTCAGAGACCCAGATGGGGGTCCCAGGATCCTAAAGTCTCGCACACGAGGTTTGACAATCTGATATGCAAGTGGCTTTTTAACGGAGATGACCGGAATGTTGATCGTGTGTACGTAAACGGAAGACCCGTGATATATAGAGTGTGA
- a CDS encoding uncharacterized protein (BUSCO:EOG09263UN3): protein MSVRISGAFNGQRRLLSLFGNIGGSMKKIVPKDHVYFKVKRPVGLKEKPKHLSKVSKGKHLTKEDLDIPRKIWNFYFDGLTRKTRVSKIEKEMAYGGMYDFHVYNKTKGRLFAAPPSYFKREKALYFPNFAVRSLANDQKELLDLVAGSKATILRVFSTRTGEEMTKEYFKVPDSEESYLADPGIDQLKQSYPDAQILQLMLSDSWIKYLLHVYVSGPKLRQLLPESVHERFLFAMRDDVLSMEDRERLLMTNLYSGYVYVLDNSSRIRWVGSGWPEGDEVTKMWNAVRGVSREVNVSKTNC from the coding sequence ATGTCGGTGCGGATAAGTGGTGCATTTAATGGCCAGAGACGACTGCTGTCGTTGTTTGGAAACATCGGAGGAAGTATGAAGAAGATTGTTCCTAAAGATCATGTATATTTCAAGGTTAAAAGACCGGTTGGATTAAAGGAAAAACCGAAGCATTTATCGAAGGTGTCGAAAGGCAAGCATCTCACAAAAGAGGACTTGGACATCCCAAGAAAGATATGGAACTTTTACTTTGATGGACTGACGCGAAAGACTCGTGTCAGTAAGATTGAGAAGGAAATGGCATATGGAGGAATGTACGATTTCCACGTTTACAATAAAACAAAGGGGAGGTTATTCGCAGCACCACCATCATATTTCAAGCGTGAGAAAGCACTTTACTTTCCAAATTTTGCCGTGAGGTCATTGGCAAATGATCAGAAAGAGCTTCTAGATCTGGTAGCTGGATCTAAAGCTACAATATTACGAGTTTTTTCAACTCGAACGGGCGAGGAGATGACCAAAGAGTATTTCAAGGTTCCGGATTCGGAAGAAAGCTACTTGGCAGATCCCGGCATTGACCAGCTTAAGCAAAGCTACCCAGATGCGCAAATATTACAACTCATGCTAAGTGATAGCTGGATCAAGTATTTGCTACATGTGTATGTGTCTGGTCCTAAACTCAGGCAGTTACTGCCGGAAAGTGTGCATGAGAGGTTTCTATTTGCAATGCGAGATGATGTGCTCAGCATGGAAGATAGAGAACGACTCCTCATGACAAACTTATACTCTGGATACGTTTATGTTCTCGATAACAGCAGTCGAATAAGGTGGGTTGGATCCGGATGGCCGGAAGGTGACGAGGTGACCAAGATGTGGAATGCTGTTCGGGGTGTTTCAAGAGAGGTTAATGTGTCAAAAACGAACTGCTGA
- a CDS encoding uncharacterized protein (MEROPS:MER0043119), whose protein sequence is MKDIFIKKKKHSTESRSSRSSGISKGLSSLKIDTETQTGSLDDAKSAKASFLEKYAPNYKNRRDSQISPTDIGLEDTQDEITQLPGVDRNQRFGKSPNTNGENSGAGDNQTYRSFQYSYNSNTNSLFSSRKTMSTSSSTQPSESLYSYKKGLRQVSNYEQNPVVGSFGLPLRVVHEEELENEEPVTSESKKSRSSSRQYRRSSIHSEDERKSFDISSFYRGHIEKVAHSTQAAPVTVPTVEEYEDKLLEEFILRKLKLLSLAVSNIMIQVVQSVVNLTKASISISECITRTTDTIANSDLLVHLKPYQFNTSSSAGLRRLIKYVLMLVDNLLVDKAYDSSKSLVLKSLYKLFVKLKLVECSNADINGIQSYVSLMAPEFFPIGLTVQNSSRQQEVDDIFTALMSKSRQKMFSDQEGSFVAPLLRGFVNENLSVITFAFGFPDPTKEHKDVIKYFSANSDDLHFLVLKDAIVSCSSKADETSQSTTQQSTIAHPVLKFKSPFRIMEEDVDYVPISMSLSCNNSLTLSGTLGGYVYPKIPKTCIDPKLLKYQGAIFGLTCAHVVLNETILTENNGDPYPFVSVPSPVLVNLYRNALNNERLKYDSKMPEYNAYDQAVKELDRRFPVQEVKIRNRMIKRNLPAKRFGQIVWGERIVKSEKLSDMAIIKINVENKKQYLNFLGEDLNLSSLDPSLILSNLYIKEVVSLYHAKGGLLNRANLNVFKVGATTNFTTGKLNGMKMIYWSEGLLKTSEFVISSSRRKNFACGGDSGSFILSKLSDINTNSVERTQREIQPDTVYPPESSRRSVLSSFIESFIPSASVHHEDSHPSEKDAEAPKSPPTGLGLVGMLHSYDGELKQFGLFTPMTSIQERLHEVTGLEWGVVGCEDDELAIDEEIEGSAVNEQSSSDSVD, encoded by the coding sequence ATGAAAGATATatttatcaagaaaaagaagcattcAACGGAGAGTCGCTCATCACGGAGTTCTGGAATCTCCAAAGGTTTGAGCAGCTTGAAGATCGATACGGAAACCCAGACTGGAAGTTTGGATGATGCCAAATCTGCTAAAGCATCGTTTTTGGAGAAGTACGCACCCAACTACAAGAATAGAAGAGACAGCCAGATTTCTCCAACCGATATAGGGCTGGAAGATACACAAGATGAGATAACACAGTTACCGGGTGTTGATCGGAATCAGCGGTTTGGCAAGAGTCCGAATACAAATGGTGAGAATTCTGGTGCCGGAGATAACCAGACATACAGAAGCTTTCAATACTCGTACAACTCAAACACAAACTCATTGTTCAGTTCAAGAAAGACGATGTCGACCAGCTCGTCTACACAGCCGTCGGAGTCTCTCTATTCGTACAAGAAAGGACTTCGACAAGTCTCAAATTATGAGCAAAACCCCGTTGTTGGCTCATTTGGGCTTCCTTTGAGGGTTGTTCATGAAGAAGAGCTGGAAAACGAGGAGCCAGTGACGAGCGAGTCGAAGAAGAGTCGATCGAGCAGTCGGCAGTATCGAAGGTCGTCGATTCACTCTGAAGACGAGCGTAAGTCTTTCGATATATCGTCATTTTATCGCGGACACATTGAAAAAGTAGCACATTCAACTCAGGCAGCACCGGTGACGGTACCTACTGTAGAGGAGTACGAGGACAAGCTTCTGGAGGAATTCATACTTCGGAAGCTCAAGCTTCTTTCATTGGCTGTGTCGAATATCATGATCCAGGTGGTGCAGTCTGTGGTTAATCTTACAAAAGCTTCCATTAGCATCAGTGAGTGCATCACAAGGACTACCGATACGATTGCAAACAGTGACTTGTTGGTCCATCTAAAGCCTTATCAGTTTAACACTTCGTCCTCAGCTGGCTTGAGGAGACTTATCAAGTATGTGTTAATGCTAGTTGACAACCTGCTCGTCGATAAGGCATACGACAGCTCCAAGTCACTCGTCCTTAAGAGTCTATACAAGCTCTTTGTCAAGTTGAAGCTTGTCGAGTGCTCAAATGCCGATATCAACGGTATTCAGAGCTACGTATCGCTAATGGCACCCGAGTTCTTCCCTATCGGACTAACGGTACAGAATTCATCACGTCAACAGGAAGTTGACGATATATTCACAGCCTTGATGTCGAAATCTCGCCAGAAGATGTTTTCCGACCAGGAGGGTTCGTTTGTCGCTCCATTACTGAGAGGTTTCGTGAATGAGAACCTAAGTGTGATCACATTCGCGTTTGGGTTTCCAGATCCAACCAAGGAGCACAAGGATGTGATTAAGTACTTCTCAGCCAACTCGGATGATCTCCATTTTCTGGTTTTGAAGGATGCAATTGTGTCCTGCTCGTCCAAAGCTGACGAAACTTCGCAATCTACCACCCAGCAGTCCACTATTGCACATCCAGTGCTGAAATTCAAGTCACCATTCCGGATAATGGAGGAAGATGTGGACTATGTTCCAATTTCGATGTCTCTTTCTTGCAATAACTCACTTACCCTTTCCGGAACGTTGGGCGGCTACGTTTACCCgaaaattccaaaaacTTGCATAGACCCAAAGCTGTTAAAATACCAGGGTGCAATATTTGGGTTGACTTGTGCTCATGTTGTTTTGAATGAGACCATACTTACTGAAAACAACGGTGATCCGTATCCGTTTGTGTCGGTTCCTTCACCGGTGTTGGTGAATTTGTACCGAAATGCTTTAAACAACGAGAGACTCAAGTATGATTCAAAAATGCCGGAGTACAATGCGTATGACCAGGCAGTGAAAGAACTTGACAGACGGTTTCCTGTTCAGGAAGTGAAGATCAGGAACAGAATGATCAAACGGAACTTGCCTGCTAAGAGATTCGGGCAGATAGTTTGGGGTGAGCGTATTGTGAAGTCGGAGAAGTTATCCGATATGGCTATAATTAAGATAAACGtcgaaaacaaaaagcagtATTTGAACTTCTTGGGTGAAGACTTGAATTTGAGCTCGCTGGATCCATCTTTGATATTGTCGAACCTCTATATCAAGGAGGTGGTGAGCTTGTATCATGCTAAAGGTGGCCTACTAAACAGAGCGAACTTGAATGTGTTTAAGGTTGGTGCCACGACTAATTTTACCACCGGAAAACTTAACGGtatgaagatgatataCTGGTCTGAGGGTCTGCTAAAAACAAGCGAGTTTGTCATCAGTTCcagcagaagaaagaacTTCGCCTGTGGAGGCGATTCGGGCTCGTTTATTCTGTCAAAACTGAGCGATATCAATACAAACTCTGTGGAAAGAACGCAACGAGAAATTCAACCAGATACAGTCTATCCTCCGGAATCGTCCCGGAGGTCTGTTCTCTCTTCATTCATCGAGAGTTTTATTCCGTCGGCATCTGTCCATCATGAGGATTCTCATCcaagtgaaaaagatgctGAAGCTCCAAAGTCTCCACCTACAGGTCTTGGGCTTGTGGGAATGCTTCATTCCTATGATGGTGAATTAAAGCAGTTCGGTCTTTTTACACCGATGACTTCAATTCAGGAAAGACTTCATGAAGTCACTGGTTTGGAATGGGGAGTCGTTGGTtgtgaagatgatgaattgGCGATAGACGAAGAGATAGAAGGCAGTGCGGTTAACGAACAGTCCTCCTCTGACAGTGTAGACTGA
- a CDS encoding uncharacterized protein (MEROPS:MER0000358) yields MNGGNNAAYTRYEKLCTNCSNIHIGSFEGIVGKFELSTLKSMYFDEFVEAISLDRNIEAASVQNFAPKHLARISQRHRILRHQTMDYVYENRTSTVYLLDSGICSNCSEFGDRVISSENQRKEEFSEHGTEVASILGGETLGAAKNAIMIDYKVLNENGRGKMSDVLLALEEINEKKVNGVILLPFVGRRNFILDCAISEMVEAGFIVIAAAGNYQTDACLFSPSGSSSVITVGSVDVTTDELAPFSNYGPCVNLYADGVNLETMTTNGSVTLQSGTSFSAALVAGVVSSVFTLNSTMGGNLNEIITEIRTPKAGSTNLRQFDHEIRILSYLAKD; encoded by the coding sequence ATGAATGGAGGTAACAATGCCGCATATACACGTTATGAAAAACTTTGTACAAATTGCTCAAATATACACATTGGAAGCTTCGAGGGAATAGTGGGCAAGTTCGAACTCAGTACGCTGAAATCGATGTATTTTGACGAGTTTGTTGAAGCGATTAGTCTTGACAGAAATATTGAGGCTGCATCAGTTCAGAATTTTGCACCAAAACATCTTGCTAGAATATCGCAAAGGCATCGAATTCTTAGACATCAGACAATGGACTACGTTTATGAGAATCGTACATCTACGGTATACCTTTTGGATTCAGGGATTTGCTCCAATTGCTCGGAATTTGGGGATAGAGTAATATCTAGTGAAAACCAGAGGAAGGAAGAATTCAGCGAACATGGCACTGAGGTGGCTTCAATTTTAGGTGGAGAGACACTAGGAGCGGCCAAAAACGCTATTATGATCGATTACAAGGTattgaatgaaaatggaaggggaaaaatgaGTGACGTTCTCTTGGCACTTGaggaaataaatgaaaagaaagtgaatGGAGTGATATTGCTGCCTTTTGTGGGAAGACGGAATTTCATACTCGACTGTGCTATAAGCGAAATGGTGGAAGCTGGATTTATAGTTATTGCTGCTGCCGGAAATTACCAAACAGATGCATGTTTGTTTAGTCCATCTGGTTCTTCAAGTGTCATAACTGTTGGATCTGTTGACGTTACTACAGATGAATTGGCTCCATTTAGTAACTATGGCCCCTGCGTTAATCTGTATGCTGACGGGGTGAATTTAGAAACCATGACAACTAACGGATCTGTGACTTTGCAGTCGGGAACATCGTTTTCTGCAGCATTGGTTGCAGGAGTTGTCAGTAGTGTTTTTACATTAAATAGTACGATGGGTGGTAACTTAAACGAAATTATCACTGAAATACGGACACCAAAGGCGGGGAGCACAAATTTGCGGCAATTCGACCACGAAATACGCATATTATCGTATTTAGCTAAAGACTAG